One Halarcobacter ebronensis genomic window carries:
- a CDS encoding ABC transporter ATP-binding protein, with the protein MEYVLEIENVSKFFHGLVAIDDLTIKVKPGQIYGIIGPNGAGKTTLFNCVTGIYTPEQGTIKYKGENITGMQPHKIAARGILRTFQNIRLFKEMSVAENIMAGYHTRSKQKWYHAIIHTPFYKKDERLAWQRVDELMKFFNLSAYSTTPTGDLSYGNQRKVEMARALAANPELLILDEPAAGLNENETEELTEIIRDISKMDIGIMMIEHDMEMVMNLTDYITVINFGKEISQGVPSFIQDDPKVIEAYIGSDDEEEE; encoded by the coding sequence ATGGAATATGTATTAGAGATAGAAAATGTATCTAAATTTTTCCATGGTTTAGTTGCAATTGATGATTTAACAATAAAGGTAAAACCTGGACAAATTTATGGAATCATTGGTCCAAATGGAGCTGGGAAAACTACACTTTTTAACTGTGTAACAGGTATTTATACCCCTGAACAAGGAACAATTAAATACAAAGGTGAAAATATAACAGGAATGCAACCACATAAAATTGCAGCAAGGGGTATTTTAAGAACTTTCCAAAATATTAGACTTTTTAAAGAGATGAGTGTTGCAGAAAATATTATGGCAGGATACCATACAAGATCAAAACAAAAATGGTATCACGCAATTATTCATACACCTTTTTATAAAAAAGATGAGAGACTTGCTTGGCAAAGAGTAGATGAACTAATGAAATTTTTTAATCTAAGCGCTTACTCAACAACTCCTACTGGAGATTTATCTTACGGTAATCAAAGAAAAGTAGAAATGGCAAGAGCATTAGCTGCAAATCCTGAACTTCTTATTTTGGATGAACCAGCAGCTGGTCTTAATGAAAATGAGACCGAAGAGTTAACAGAAATAATAAGAGACATCAGTAAAATGGATATCGGTATTATGATGATTGAGCATGATATGGAGATGGTTATGAATTTAACTGACTATATTACTGTTATAAATTTTGGTAAAGAGATATCACAAGGAGTTCCAAGCTTTATACAAGATGACCCTAAAGTTATTGAAGCATATATTGGTAGTGATGATGAAGAAGA